The sequence TGGCCGTCTGGGTAATCAGCTGCTCGTATTTGCGATTTTCTTCCTGATAAAGAACCACCCGCTCCTGAAAATCGGATAGCTTCAATATGTCGTCTACCTTTAGGGTGCGCAGCAATCGAGGCAATTTTTTCATGAGCTCCAAATTGCTGATGGTAAAGCTGCGTTTATAGCCGAGGCCGGTGCGTGGATCGGAGATAAATGCCAGCATGGTCCAGCCTTTTGGATGAAGAATTTCCTCTTTGGTAAATTGGGCCGAATCGGCTTTACCGGCAATTTCAATCAGCTCCTTAAATTTGGTTAACTTATCTGCATAATCTTTTTTCCGTCTGTAGTAATCATAGACGACTTGAGCGGCACTGGGTGCGTTTTTACTGGCACCTTTAAACCTGCCATCTAGCTGCAAGCGTTCATATTCACTGGAATGATGATCAAACCAAAGCCCACAACCGTCGACAAAAGGCACATTTGCCAGAATATCATTTTTAGTGACGGCAATCTTGTTGTCCTGCAAGTCCTTGGGATGCACGTACAGGATATCATCGATAAGCCCCAGTTCCTCAAGAATGGCCGTACAGACTGAACCGTCAAAATCCGATCGCGTCAGTAATCTCAATAGTAGCTCCCTTTTTATGCCACCGCTTCCGTTATAAATATGTTTAGTATAAAATATTTTATAACATTGGGCCAATTTTTATATCGTAAAACCAAGGTGCCGATATAAAAATTAAACCCATTCAAAACAAGGTGTATCGAATAGATATCGGCATGTTTCAGGGAAAACATAAATTTGGCGTCATCTTAATTTCACAAAAGGACGTGTTGTTTTCCGGCAGGCGCGCTATCGAACCAAAACCATCCATCATCGTTAGGGATCACGTATTGCATGTGATTCGCACATAAGTCCATGTAATACCATACAATTTGGACTGGATTCCCAATATGAAGCCACCTGTAAGCGGGGTCTCATAGGGACTGCAGAGCACGTTAAATGCACTATACCGACACGAAATTTCGCCTCGCCGAAGGGAAAACGTCATGACTGTACCACGATTCTTTCGCTCCGGAACCTTTACTTTGCACCAAGACATTGCTTCTAGGGCAAAGACATAACGGACGTCCAGCGCTCGTATTCGGTTACATGGGGCAGTGCTCTTGCTTTCAGGATGGCGATCATAGCAGGATCATTGAATCTTAAAAATGGATTGATTTTATGCTCTTGTTCAAGGCTGGAGCAGACGCAATGGGGATCATAATTTTCACGGAAGCGATCGATCTCTGAATTTGAAGGTTCAATTAATTTGGCGACCTGCATGGAATAGTTGACATAGTCATGGCCGGCATAGATGCGGGTATGATCGGAAAAACCCATAATCAATTTGATGGATTCGAAAAACCGCTGCATGCCACCGGAAAAACAGCTGCCCACATTACCGTTGAAAAGTGTATCGCCGGTTAAAAGCGTGTCGGCTGTATGGAAAATGACCGAGTCTTCGGTATGGCCAGGGGTGTGGTACACCCTGATTTTATGGCCATCAAGCACCAATTCCCTGATCCTGCTCAAGCTCTGTGCGTTCAGGTGTGCGGCGCTGGTGTGATCGATCAGCTGTTGATGACCGCAGATATGATCCGGATGCGAGTGAGTCTGGGTGACAATATCAAGTTGCAACCCCCGGGCATTGATATATTCGAGCATCGCTTCGACGGCGCCCCCATCGACCGCCAAAGCGGAAGTTTTCCCGTAAATCAGATAGCCCAGATTATCGGTTGCGTAGCGAAACTGTTTGACATGTAAGCGCATGTCGGCCATTAAACACCGGCCTCTTCGGGTGTGATCACCCGCATCTGACGTCTCTGGCCACGAATAAGGTCAATTTCAACCGGTTTTCCGATGGGCCATTCCGCCAGAAAACGATGCAGGTCATCGACACTTTCAACATCCACCTGGTTGATGGCCACGATTAAATCATTGACCCGCAATCCGGCCTGTGCGGCCGGGCTAGCAGATTCGATGGTTAACACCTCGACGGCATGACGCTTGTTTAAACCGTGAAAGCGAACGATGGGGCGGTCAAGGGGCCGCTGCCGACCTGCAATGCCCAGATAGCCGCGGCGCACCCGTCCATGAGAAAGAATCTGGGACACCACCCACCGGGCAGTTGTGCCCGGAATCGAAAAACCGATCCCCTGGGCCATGGGAATAATAGCGGTATTGATGCCCACCACCCTGCCGGCTGAATCGACCAGCGGCCCGCCGGAGTTTCCGGGATTCAGCGGTGCCGTGTGCTGGATGATATTTTCAATCAACCGTCCCTGGGTGCTTCGAAGCGCCCTTCCCAGCGCACTGATCACACCTGTGGTGACGGTCGATTGAAAACCAAAGGGATTTCCCATGGCAATGATCAATTGACCGACACGCAACCGCTCGGAGCTGCCCAGTGTTGAGCACGGCAAATAAGCGGTATCCGCCCGGATAACGGCCAGGTCGGTTGCCGGGTCCTGGCCGATGAGAGTGGCTGAGAGCGAGGTGCCGTCGGTCAAGCGGACGTTCAGCCGATCGGCATTTTGCACCACATGATCGTTGGTCAGAATATAGCCATCCGGGGCAATGACCACACCGGAACCGGCGCCGGTCTGATCCGCTTCAGTGCCGCGCCGCTGTTGACCGACTGCAATGCTGACCACAGCCGGGCCCACTGAATCCACCACCGAAACCACCGCCCGCGAATACGCGTCAAGCAACTCCAAATCGGCATCTCCGGCCGGTCTGTGCTCCGATGATTCGGTGGCATTGCTGTCGTCCGATTCTGCCGCGATTAATTTCAGCAGGTGCTCCAGTTGGGCATTCATTTACCAATGTCCTTCGGCGTTTTATGATACAGCGCAGGCTGTACTTGGTAACGATAACTAGACTAAAGATAGATATGCGATTTGGCAATTCAAGCCTGCGTCACAAAATAAAGGCCGAAAAAGCAGTGTTTTGTAAATGATTGACGTTATCTTTGAACGCCTTGATATTTCGAGATTAGCTGCTTAAGTTCACCAAGTGGCCGAAGCTGCTTCAGTCTATTAGCCCTCGTCGAGATTGATTTAGCAGCCGCCCGCCAGTCGCAGACCTATCGCAGCTGAACTTCCTGAAAGGGCAGGTTCCGACTGCGCGCCAGGCGTTTGAGGTTTTCTTCCAGAGTTTCCGCCTTGCCGTCTGGTGACGACACGCTGATGCTTTTATCTCCCACGATAAAAATTTGAACTTTTTGGGGATCAAGAAGCTGCAGCGCCAATCGGTGCAGATCTTCTTTGGTGGCACTCATGTAGGCATCCTGAATTCGTTCGAGGGTATCCAGTGGCTCCCGGCGCAAATGGTAACGCCCGTATACATCCACCAGCTCGGATTTGGTATCCACGTTAAAAACAAAGCTGTTGAGCGCATCCAGTCGCTTTAGTTCCAACTCTTTTTCGGGAATCTTATCGCGCAGGGCATCCATCAGTTTTAGCGTTTCCGCAATCGCTGCAGTGGTCTGATCGCCTTTGCAGCCAATGTAACCCACCAATTGGCCGGCCTGCCATTTATAAATTTGGTAAAAGCCGGCTGAGTAAACCAGACCCAGATCATCGCGCAACCGTTTGTACATCAGCGAGTCATTGCCTCCAAAAACAGTCATCAAAAGGCTGGCTTTCCAGTAATCCGGGTGGGTGCGTTTGACACTCGGCAAGCTCAAAATCACCTGAGATTGCACCTGGCCGGGTTTGTCGACCAGCACCACAACCGGTGGGGTCACGGCCGGATCCTTTAAATTTCGCTGCGGCGCCGGACGTTTCGGAAAAGCCTGTAAAAAAGGCCTCAAACCGGCAGTGATTTGATCTTTGTTGGTATCCCCGGCGATGGCAATGGTCATGTTTTCAGGGACAAAGTAAGTCTTTAAAAAGTCCTCCAGTGCTTTAGATGATATGTCGGGTATTGTCTGCAGGCCGATCAGCGGATCTCGGCCATAAGGGTGATCGTTGAAATGCCATATTTTACTTTCACGCATGGCCACCGACATGGCATTGCCCCCCTGCCGTTTTAGCGATACAAGCTCCTGGTTTTTGGCCACCTGCAGGACACCCGGATCAAAACCGGGTTGTGTCAGCACCTCCTGCAATAGCTTCAGCCCCTTTTCCCAGTCAGCTCTCATCACCGAAAGCCGAACCGAGGTCTGCTCTTCATCCACCGACACGCTGAGTTGAATGGCATTTTCATCCAGTACCAGGGCCAGCTCGTTGGGTGACAGTGTCCGGGTTCCACCGCGTACAATCACGTTGCTGAAAATATCGGCTAAACCGGTCTTGGACTTCTCAAGGTCAACCGATCCAGCCTTTAACAAAATCGTCAGATCAATCAGCGGCAATTCGGTATCCGGCAAGAAAAACACTTTGACCTTTTCGACCTCAAAGGTCTGGGCCCGGGGGTATACAATTTTTTGAGGGTCGCGTTTAAAAGAGAGCGGATGCTTCCATTTCTTAGGTGTGGGAAACTCGGACCTGTTTTTGAAGTCACCCTGATAAGTCAAATTGGCTGCCGCGCCAGAGCTAATATTGCGCACTTCGGTGTATTGGGCGGGCGGTTTATCGGGTTTACCACCGGGTATCACATAAGCCACGGTTTTATTGGTGGAGCGAATATATTTTTGAGCTGCGGCTTGGATGTCGGCGGGCGTAACCGCATCCAGTTGTGCCAGATAGTCAGCTAAATAGCGCCAGCCCACCTGTACCTCAAGGGTCGCCAACGTGCCGGCCAGGCTTTCGTTGCTGCGCATGCGGTCCAAAAAGTCCCGCTGGTTGAGTTTTTTAATGCGCGCCAGCTCGCGTGCAGATACTGGTGCGGTTTTAAATTTTTCGATTTCAGCAACCAGCAGGGCTTCGAGCTTTTCACAGGCGGCCAGATAGGCCTGCCGCCGCTGGTCTTCACTCATCTGATCGGCGCCCTGTTTGAAAGCTTGAGGCTCATTGGGTGATCCGCCGACAATCAGCATGCCGCCATAGCGATTATCCGGATTATAGGCCCAGGCCTCAACAGCCAACCCCTGGTTGATGATATTCTGGGTCATGCGCGCGCCCCGCCCATGGCTCAGGACCATTGTTAGAGCATCGAGGGCATAAAAATCAGCAGTGCCCATTTGAGCGCCATGGTAGCCGATTCTGACCAGCGGTGTGCGCGCGCCCTTTAAAAAACGTATGTTCCTGCGCGGTCCCTGCTGGAGCGGCTCCTGTGTGACCCTTTCAGGGGCGCGTGTTCCGGCCGGGTAACGCGCAAAATAGGTTTTGGCCATTTGTTTGGCCTGTGCCACAGTGACATCTCCGACCAGCACGCAAACCGCATTGGCGGGATTGTAGTATTTTTTGTGAAAATCAATGGCATCCTGAGTGCTGTATTTTTCCATATCGCTTTTCCAGCCGATGGTCGGATTGCGATACGGGTGGGCGGTATAGGCGGTTGCATTCAGATCCAGCCAGGCCGCCCCGCCAGGATCATTGATGTAACGAAAG comes from Desulfobacterales bacterium and encodes:
- a CDS encoding exopolyphosphatase, which encodes MRLLTRSDFDGSVCTAILEELGLIDDILYVHPKDLQDNKIAVTKNDILANVPFVDGCGLWFDHHSSEYERLQLDGRFKGASKNAPSAAQVVYDYYRRKKDYADKLTKFKELIEIAGKADSAQFTKEEILHPKGWTMLAFISDPRTGLGYKRSFTISNLELMKKLPRLLRTLKVDDILKLSDFQERVVLYQEENRKYEQLITQTARIEGDALVLDLRNCESIPVGNRFMEYVLYPRQNISIRIANGKNKAFAMISVGHSIINPTATVDVGSLTLKYGGGGHKKVGTCQVAYKDADRIVDEMLAVINTP
- a CDS encoding MBL fold metallo-hydrolase; translated protein: MADMRLHVKQFRYATDNLGYLIYGKTSALAVDGGAVEAMLEYINARGLQLDIVTQTHSHPDHICGHQQLIDHTSAAHLNAQSLSRIRELVLDGHKIRVYHTPGHTEDSVIFHTADTLLTGDTLFNGNVGSCFSGGMQRFFESIKLIMGFSDHTRIYAGHDYVNYSMQVAKLIEPSNSEIDRFRENYDPHCVCSSLEQEHKINPFLRFNDPAMIAILKARALPHVTEYERWTSVMSLP
- a CDS encoding trypsin-like peptidase domain-containing protein — encoded protein: MNAQLEHLLKLIAAESDDSNATESSEHRPAGDADLELLDAYSRAVVSVVDSVGPAVVSIAVGQQRRGTEADQTGAGSGVVIAPDGYILTNDHVVQNADRLNVRLTDGTSLSATLIGQDPATDLAVIRADTAYLPCSTLGSSERLRVGQLIIAMGNPFGFQSTVTTGVISALGRALRSTQGRLIENIIQHTAPLNPGNSGGPLVDSAGRVVGINTAIIPMAQGIGFSIPGTTARWVVSQILSHGRVRRGYLGIAGRQRPLDRPIVRFHGLNKRHAVEVLTIESASPAAQAGLRVNDLIVAINQVDVESVDDLHRFLAEWPIGKPVEIDLIRGQRRQMRVITPEEAGV
- a CDS encoding pitrilysin family protein, translating into MRIKKLLLFGFLLLFLTADPIPAADSTLDIQLNVKEFQLENGMLFLVVERPATPQVAVRLAIRAGSSLEETGRTGIAHLLEHMMFKGTKNFGTLDIAKDAKLQQQIEAAYQSILSEQEKRSPNEKLIEQKRAEMEKLRAEVQKIYVPQAFSSQLGKIGAVGINAFTSKDQTQYIASVPSDMLEQWFSIASEQILEPSWREFYVEKEVVQREWAFRYINDPGGAAWLDLNATAYTAHPYRNPTIGWKSDMEKYSTQDAIDFHKKYYNPANAVCVLVGDVTVAQAKQMAKTYFARYPAGTRAPERVTQEPLQQGPRRNIRFLKGARTPLVRIGYHGAQMGTADFYALDALTMVLSHGRGARMTQNIINQGLAVEAWAYNPDNRYGGMLIVGGSPNEPQAFKQGADQMSEDQRRQAYLAACEKLEALLVAEIEKFKTAPVSARELARIKKLNQRDFLDRMRSNESLAGTLATLEVQVGWRYLADYLAQLDAVTPADIQAAAQKYIRSTNKTVAYVIPGGKPDKPPAQYTEVRNISSGAAANLTYQGDFKNRSEFPTPKKWKHPLSFKRDPQKIVYPRAQTFEVEKVKVFFLPDTELPLIDLTILLKAGSVDLEKSKTGLADIFSNVIVRGGTRTLSPNELALVLDENAIQLSVSVDEEQTSVRLSVMRADWEKGLKLLQEVLTQPGFDPGVLQVAKNQELVSLKRQGGNAMSVAMRESKIWHFNDHPYGRDPLIGLQTIPDISSKALEDFLKTYFVPENMTIAIAGDTNKDQITAGLRPFLQAFPKRPAPQRNLKDPAVTPPVVVLVDKPGQVQSQVILSLPSVKRTHPDYWKASLLMTVFGGNDSLMYKRLRDDLGLVYSAGFYQIYKWQAGQLVGYIGCKGDQTTAAIAETLKLMDALRDKIPEKELELKRLDALNSFVFNVDTKSELVDVYGRYHLRREPLDTLERIQDAYMSATKEDLHRLALQLLDPQKVQIFIVGDKSISVSSPDGKAETLEENLKRLARSRNLPFQEVQLR